Proteins encoded together in one Juglans regia cultivar Chandler chromosome 9, Walnut 2.0, whole genome shotgun sequence window:
- the LOC108994061 gene encoding uncharacterized protein LOC108994061 isoform X1 — MEGVGSRLGRASSRYGPSATVFSGPVRKWKKKWVHVSQSRFNYHSSHSQSNGSSRLLLCRWTPISPSTVSETTSAGSADEPPRRKFRYTPIAVLEEQKKAYIKHAEDEGNKIQTDHYLKLNIDEVPKKETQESDNNILGLQDSNISHLDLGLCLKGHNSNVDSVGQNRDSSGVWSTR, encoded by the exons ATGGAGGGAGTCGGGTCGAGGCTTGGCCGGGCGTCTTCCCGCTACGGACCATCTGCCACCGTGTTCAGCGGCCCTGTGAGGAAGTGGAAGAAGAAGTGGGTCCACGTTTCTCAATCCAGATTCAACTACCACAGCTCCCACTCCCAATCCAACGGCAGCTCTCGCCTCCTTCTCTGCCGCTGGACCCCTATCTCTCCCAGCACCGTCTCTGAAACCACCTCCGCTGGCTCTGCCGACGAGCCACCGAGACGGAAGTTCCGCTACACTCCT ATTGCTGTGCTAGAAGAACAGAAAAAGGCGTACATTAAACATGCGGAAGATGAAGGTAACAAAATTCAGACCGACCATTATCTGAAGCTGAACATCGATGAAGTTCCGAAAAAAGAAACTCAG GAGTCTGACAATAATATACTAGGCTTGCAGGATTCAAATATAAGCCATTTGGATTTGGGTTTGTGCTTGAAAGGCCACAATAGCAACGTCGACTCGGTTGGTCAGAACAGAGATTCAAGTGGGGTTTGGTCAACACGTTGA
- the LOC108994061 gene encoding uncharacterized protein LOC108994061 isoform X2: MEGVGSRLGRASSRYGPSATVFSGPVRKWKKKWVHVSQSRFNYHSSHSQSNGSSRLLLCRWTPISPSTVSETTSAGSADEPPRRKFRYTPIAVLEEQKKAYIKHAEDEGNKIQTDHYLKLNIDEVPKKETQDSNISHLDLGLCLKGHNSNVDSVGQNRDSSGVWSTR, encoded by the exons ATGGAGGGAGTCGGGTCGAGGCTTGGCCGGGCGTCTTCCCGCTACGGACCATCTGCCACCGTGTTCAGCGGCCCTGTGAGGAAGTGGAAGAAGAAGTGGGTCCACGTTTCTCAATCCAGATTCAACTACCACAGCTCCCACTCCCAATCCAACGGCAGCTCTCGCCTCCTTCTCTGCCGCTGGACCCCTATCTCTCCCAGCACCGTCTCTGAAACCACCTCCGCTGGCTCTGCCGACGAGCCACCGAGACGGAAGTTCCGCTACACTCCT ATTGCTGTGCTAGAAGAACAGAAAAAGGCGTACATTAAACATGCGGAAGATGAAGGTAACAAAATTCAGACCGACCATTATCTGAAGCTGAACATCGATGAAGTTCCGAAAAAAGAAACTCAG GATTCAAATATAAGCCATTTGGATTTGGGTTTGTGCTTGAAAGGCCACAATAGCAACGTCGACTCGGTTGGTCAGAACAGAGATTCAAGTGGGGTTTGGTCAACACGTTGA
- the LOC108994051 gene encoding grpE protein homolog 2, mitochondrial isoform X1: MVVSRVLSRVPRRIVPRSSLLLLSVPQNQQSAILCGHLHSLVRESPNALVPSQVSFLHHSAPHLSIFQRFGVSSSASPEPTDKENGSNGENNGASRNAEPSNTSGDAKLSNQAEDSGLEWSKAKESDPFLESQSVKRRRKGTKRIAFSDSDSESGEELSMDDLVKLVAEKEELLKLKHKEIEKMQDKVLRSYAEMENVMGRTRREAENSKKFAIQSFAKSLLDVADNLERASLEVKKSFAKLDTSTDSAGALPLLKTLLEGVEMTEKQLLEVFKKYGVERFDPMDEPFDPHRHNAVFQLPDGSKPPGTVAAVLKSGYLLHDRVIRPAEVGVTPAVENAAEDSAS; this comes from the exons ATGGTCGTCTCTAGGGTTTTGTCACGTGTCCCTAGGCGAATCGTCCCACGGAGCTCCTTGCTCCTCCTCTCTGTCCCCCAAAATCAGCAGTCGGCAATCCTCTGTGGCCATCTCCATTCCCTTGTTCGTGAATCCCCGAACGCG TTAGTACCAAGTCAGGTGTCTTTCTTACATCATTCAGCACCACacctctccatcttccaaagATTTGGAGTTTCTTCATCGGCCTCTCCTGAGCCTACTGACAAGGAAAATGGGAGTAATGGAGAGAATAATGGCGCTTCTAGGAATGCAGAGCCCTCAAACACTAGCGGAGATGCTAAACTTTCGAATCAAGCTGAAGATTCAGGTTTGGAATGGAGCAAAGCTAAAGAATCGGATCCTTTTTTGGAATCCCAGTCTGTTAAAAGGAGGAGAAAAGGTACTAAACGAATTGCATTTTCTGATTCAGATTCAGAGAGTGGAGAGGAGCTTTCCATGGATGATTTGGTTAAACTAGTGGCTGAGAAGGAAGAGCTTTTGAAGTTAAAGCACAAAGAGATTGAGAAGATGCAAGATAAAGTTCTCCGTAGTTATGCAGAGATGGAGAATGTTATGGGCAGAACAAGACGGGAAGCAGAGAACTCGAAAAAGTTTGCCATACAG AGTTTTGCAAAGAGTTTACTGGATGTCGCAGACAACTTGGAAAGAGCTTCTTTGGAAGTCAAAAAGAGTTTTGCGAAACTTGATACTTCTACAGACTCGGCTGGAGCTCTGCCACTCTTAAAAACACTTCTAGAAGGTGTTGAAATGACCGAGAAACAACTTCTGGAG GTATTCAAAAAATATGGAGTAGAAAGATTTGATCCCATGGATGAACCATTTGATCCACATAGGCATAACGCTGTCTTCCAACTACCAGATGGTTCCAAGCCTCCAGGCACTGTTGCTGCAGTTCTTAAG TCAGGATACTTGCTTCATGATCGAGTTATTAGGCCGGCTGAAGTTGGAGTAACTCCGGCAGTGGAGAATGCGGCTGAGGATAGTGCAAGCTGA
- the LOC108994051 gene encoding grpE protein homolog 2, mitochondrial isoform X2, which yields MVVSRVLSRVPRRIVPRSSLLLLSVPQNQQSAILCGHLHSLVRESPNALVPSQVSFLHHSAPHLSIFQRFGVSSSASPEPTDKENGSNGENNGASRNAEPSNTSGDAKLSNQAEDSDSESGEELSMDDLVKLVAEKEELLKLKHKEIEKMQDKVLRSYAEMENVMGRTRREAENSKKFAIQSFAKSLLDVADNLERASLEVKKSFAKLDTSTDSAGALPLLKTLLEGVEMTEKQLLEVFKKYGVERFDPMDEPFDPHRHNAVFQLPDGSKPPGTVAAVLKSGYLLHDRVIRPAEVGVTPAVENAAEDSAS from the exons ATGGTCGTCTCTAGGGTTTTGTCACGTGTCCCTAGGCGAATCGTCCCACGGAGCTCCTTGCTCCTCCTCTCTGTCCCCCAAAATCAGCAGTCGGCAATCCTCTGTGGCCATCTCCATTCCCTTGTTCGTGAATCCCCGAACGCG TTAGTACCAAGTCAGGTGTCTTTCTTACATCATTCAGCACCACacctctccatcttccaaagATTTGGAGTTTCTTCATCGGCCTCTCCTGAGCCTACTGACAAGGAAAATGGGAGTAATGGAGAGAATAATGGCGCTTCTAGGAATGCAGAGCCCTCAAACACTAGCGGAGATGCTAAACTTTCGAATCAAGCTGAAGATTCAG ATTCAGAGAGTGGAGAGGAGCTTTCCATGGATGATTTGGTTAAACTAGTGGCTGAGAAGGAAGAGCTTTTGAAGTTAAAGCACAAAGAGATTGAGAAGATGCAAGATAAAGTTCTCCGTAGTTATGCAGAGATGGAGAATGTTATGGGCAGAACAAGACGGGAAGCAGAGAACTCGAAAAAGTTTGCCATACAG AGTTTTGCAAAGAGTTTACTGGATGTCGCAGACAACTTGGAAAGAGCTTCTTTGGAAGTCAAAAAGAGTTTTGCGAAACTTGATACTTCTACAGACTCGGCTGGAGCTCTGCCACTCTTAAAAACACTTCTAGAAGGTGTTGAAATGACCGAGAAACAACTTCTGGAG GTATTCAAAAAATATGGAGTAGAAAGATTTGATCCCATGGATGAACCATTTGATCCACATAGGCATAACGCTGTCTTCCAACTACCAGATGGTTCCAAGCCTCCAGGCACTGTTGCTGCAGTTCTTAAG TCAGGATACTTGCTTCATGATCGAGTTATTAGGCCGGCTGAAGTTGGAGTAACTCCGGCAGTGGAGAATGCGGCTGAGGATAGTGCAAGCTGA